Proteins co-encoded in one Prunus persica cultivar Lovell chromosome G6, Prunus_persica_NCBIv2, whole genome shotgun sequence genomic window:
- the LOC18774437 gene encoding bifunctional riboflavin biosynthesis protein RIBA 1, chloroplastic, producing the protein MASIIINPNCSSISLSRSQGRNGLYRGTSFAANGGLYDFVTPSLTWKLRFSFKGSIKTRALLGEDDLLSYSNGNRTADTFVNSQAAKPTGIEIQPDALGFGTLAAETTPIISGFSSENDENDLDHPVEGFSSIPEAIEDIRQGKMVIVVDDEDRENEGDLIMAASLATPEAMAFIVKHGTGIVCVSMKGEDLERLQLPLMVTQKENEEKLSTAFTVSVDAKYGTTTGVSARDRAVTVLALASRNSKPEDFNRPGHIFPLKYREGGVLKRAGHTEASVDLAMLAGQDPVAVLCEIVDDDGSMARLPKLRQFARAENLKIISIADLIRYRRKRDKLVKRAGVARIPTMWGPFEAYCYKSLLDGIEHIAMVKGEIEDGKDILVRVHSECLTGDIFGSARCDCGDQLSLAMKQIEAAGRGVLVYLRGHEGRGIGLGHKLRAYNLQDDGSDTVEANEELGLPVDSREYGIGAQILRDIGVRTMRLMTNNPAKYVGLKGYGLAIAGRVPLLAPITRENQRYLETKRAKMGHVYGSNSNGNVNGTTDASSSNIDNPSTGMSET; encoded by the exons ATGGCTTCCATCATTATCAACCCCAATTGCTCCTCAATTTCTCTGTCCCGTTCTCA AGGGCGCAATGGTCTATATCGTGGGACTTCATTTGCGGCAAATGGGGGCTTATATGATTTTGTCACGCCAAGTTTGACTTGGAAACTGCGCTTTAGTTTCAAGGGATCAATTAAGACAAGAGCTTTGTTGGGAGAAGATGATCTCCTGTCCTACTCTAATGGCAATAGAACTGCAGACACTTTTGTCAACTCCCAGGCTGCCAAACCAACTGGGATTGAAATACAACCTGATGCATTAGGTTTTGGAACACTTGCAGCAGAAACAACCCCTATAATTAGTGGTTTCTCTTCCgaaaatgatgaaaatgatCTGGATCATCCTGTAGAAGGATTTTCATCCATACCAGAGGCGATTGAAGATATACGTCAAGGCAAG ATGGTAATTGTTGTAGATGATGAAGACAGAGAAAATGAGGGAGATCTTATAATGGCAGCATCCTTGGCAACGCCAGAAGCTATGGCTTTTATTGTCAAGCATGGAACTGGGATTGTTTGTGTGAGTATGAAAGGAGAAGACTTAGAGAGGTTGCAACTTCCACTTATGGTGACACAGAAggagaatgaagaaaaacttAGTACAGCATTCACTGTCTCAGTG GATGCGAAATATGGTACGACAACTGGTGTTTCTGCTCGCGATAGAGCTGTGACAGTCTTGGCTCTTGCATCAAGGAATTCAAAACCTGAAGATTTCAACCGCCCAGGACATATCTTTCCCCTAAAGTACAGGGAGGGAGGAGTTCTAAAAAGAGCTGGTCACACTGAAGCTTCAGTTGATCTTGCTATGTTGGCTGGGCAAGATCCGGTAGCAGTTTTATGTGAAATTGTGGATGATGATGGTTCTATGGCTAGATTACCAAAGCTTCGTCAATTTGCACGGGcagaaaacttgaaaattattTCCATTGCTGATTTGATCAG ATATAGGAGGAAAAGGGATAAGTTGGTGAAGCGGGCTGGAGTTGCACGGATACCCACAATGTGGGGGCCATTTGAGGCCTACTGTTATAAGTCATTGCTTGATGGGATTGAGCACATTGCTATGGTTAAA GGTGAAATTGAGGACGGGAAAGATATACTTGTGAGGGTACATTCTGAGTGTCTCACAGGTGACATATTTGGATCAGCCAGATGTGACTGTGGAGACCAGCTCTCTCTTGCAATGAAGCAAATTGAAGCAGCTGGTAGGGGTGTTTTGGTGTATCTCCGTGGACATGAAGGTAGAGGAATTGGTTTGGGTCACAAGCTCCGAGCTTATAACCTGCAGGACGATGGGAGTGACACGGTTGAAGCCAACGAAGAGCTAGGATTACCAGTTGATTCTCGTGAGTATGGCATAGGTGCACAG ATACTACGAGATATAGGGGTTCGAACAATGAGGCTGATGACGAACAATCCTGCAAAGTATGTTGGACTCAAGGGTTATGGTTTGGCCATTGCTGGCAGGGTCCCATTATTGGCACCAATAACTAGGGAGAACCAGAGATACTTGGAGACCAAACGTGCAAAAATGGGGCATGTCTATGGTTCCAATTCTAATGGTAATGTAAATGGCACCACTGATGCAAGTAGTTCAAACATTGACAACCCATCTACCGGCATGTCGGAGACATGA